In a single window of the Patescibacteria group bacterium genome:
- a CDS encoding UDP-N-acetylmuramoyl-tripeptide--D-alanyl-D-alanine ligase, with amino-acid sequence MKSRPLFNLLKRILRYLAILTLKKYKPFVIGITGSAGKTSTKEAIFTVLSQEKNVRRSRGNFNNEIGVPLTVIKDYEKITGILFWPKVLLFALKQLIFINKNYPEILILELAADKPGDIQYLINIVKPKIGIITAIGEVPVHVENYSGPQAVAKEKSKLTENLSASGFAILNRDDAIVWGLKNKTRAQILSFGFNEEADIQILGLEYKLDEEGMPEGMSFKIQYGNILVPFRLYDTIGKPQIYAVAAAAAVGIAMGINLVKISESIEKYRPIIHRMNIIRGIKNTIILDDCYNASPLSMKSALETLKEIPAKRKVAILGDMLELGDYTIEAHEKIGKEVVGIADALICVGTAAKLIAESAIKHGFDKNNIVIFNTSEAARKMIRKEIKAGDLILVKASRAIKLDEVVEELKSEGF; translated from the coding sequence ATGAAATCCCGCCCGCTTTTTAATCTTTTAAAAAGAATTCTTCGATATTTGGCGATTTTGACTTTAAAAAAATATAAACCGTTTGTAATTGGCATTACAGGTAGTGCAGGTAAAACTTCAACAAAAGAAGCTATTTTTACTGTTCTTTCTCAAGAAAAGAATGTACGTCGTTCGCGAGGAAATTTTAATAATGAAATTGGAGTGCCATTAACTGTTATTAAGGATTATGAAAAAATCACTGGAATATTATTTTGGCCAAAGGTCTTACTCTTTGCATTAAAACAATTAATTTTTATTAATAAAAATTATCCAGAAATTTTAATTTTGGAATTAGCAGCAGATAAACCAGGAGATATTCAATATTTAATAAATATTGTTAAGCCAAAAATTGGTATAATAACCGCCATCGGCGAAGTGCCCGTTCATGTGGAAAATTATTCTGGACCGCAAGCTGTTGCGAAAGAAAAAAGCAAATTAACTGAAAATTTATCAGCGAGTGGTTTTGCTATTTTAAATCGTGATGATGCGATTGTTTGGGGATTAAAAAATAAAACCCGCGCCCAAATTCTTAGTTTTGGTTTTAATGAAGAGGCTGATATTCAAATACTTGGCTTAGAATATAAATTAGACGAGGAAGGTATGCCTGAGGGGATGAGTTTTAAAATTCAATATGGCAATATTTTAGTACCTTTTAGATTATATGATACCATTGGAAAGCCGCAGATTTATGCCGTGGCTGCTGCAGCAGCGGTTGGTATTGCTATGGGCATTAATTTAGTAAAAATCAGTGAGTCCATTGAGAAATATCGACCAATTATTCATCGAATGAATATCATCAGGGGAATAAAAAATACAATTATTCTTGATGATTGCTATAATGCTTCTCCTTTGTCAATGAAATCGGCACTTGAAACCTTGAAAGAAATTCCAGCAAAAAGAAAGGTGGCAATTTTGGGTGATATGTTGGAATTAGGGGATTATACTATTGAAGCACACGAAAAAATAGGGAAAGAAGTTGTTGGAATTGCTGATGCTTTGATTTGTGTTGGCACTGCAGCAAAATTAATTGCCGAATCAGCTATTAAACATGGTTTTGATAAAAATAATATAGTAATTTTTAACACCAGCGAAGCTGCTCGAAAAATGATTAGAAAAGAAATTAAAGCAGGGGATTTAATTTTAGTGAAGGCTTCTCGCGCTATCAAATTAGACGAAGTTGTTGAAGAATTAAAATCGGAAGGATTTTAA